In Bacillota bacterium, the genomic window CAGAGTTGTCAGCCAATATGTGAGGATCTTTCTCTTTGAAATTCTCATCCACCACCCATGAAATTTCAATTAGCGGTTCGGAAGACCCAAGTTCATCATATTTTTCTTTTAGAACATTGAAATGCTGTTTTTCAATCTCGACAAGCTCTTCAAAAAGCTTTCTTATTTCTTCTGAAACGGCTTTATCCATATAAAAATCGTAAAAGTCTCCTGTATTTTTTTCCATTCTCATGGCAAATTTCAAAATATGCTTGATTTTATCCATACTATCACTCCTTGTTTTCGTCATTTGATTAATAAATACCCTCCCGGGTCAAATCATAATCAGTTTTTATTTATTGCAATTAGGATTTAATCTGATATTATATAAAATCTTCAATATAACTCCTGAACTTTTTCATGTTGGTATTTCTTGCTTAATACTAATATTCAAACTTCTGTTTTCATAAATCAAAACATAAATATAGCTTGCCAAAAGCATTATGTTCAACACTGAAACAATAATCCCTATCATCCATAAAACAGTTTTGTCCGCCAATGAATTCTTATATTGCCTCATTACCTTAAACATCCCGGCAATTATGCTGCCTCCAGCCATACCTGCAGTTGTAGTGGAAGATATTCCTGAGAACAAGAGAGCAATGCCAAAAACAATAGCTGCATTCTTCCCCAGTATAGGTTCAAGAAGGTGCTGTGCCTGTCCCAATTCGCCTACCTGTATATGTTTCATGAAAAACGTGGCTGCTGCTAGCGTAAATTTCCTGAGATTATCTATATAAATGCCCCTCAAACTGATAGAAATAAGGTATTTGAGGGGAATTGGTGTTGTATAGTACAAATCAAATTATCTCCTGCAACTTATCCCAAATAGACTTTTGGTATTCTGTCATTTCTTCAAGAACTTTTTTAACCTCTATCAAAAACAATGAAGCTTTCCGTAAACCTGCCTATGAAACAGAGAATCAATATGGTTGTTGAACTTGAATCTATGTCTCCTGAACAATCCATAAAGTACATAAATCATCAACTGGATTATGCCAAATCAAAAACATCTGTTTTTGATGATAAATACTATCCATTAATACATTCGATAAGCTTTGGAATACCAAGACGTATAAACCAGTTATGCTATAGGGTTATAATAGGAGCATATATTGATAAGATGCCTATTATTACAGCAGACTATATTAAAAACATAGTTGAAAGCAGAGGCTTTTTTAACTTTTTGTATATGATACCATATTAGATCTTATTAATTTGAACTGAGGTCTGGCTCTGTGTCGATAAAGTGCTCTGCAGGAATGCAACACCTAACTCCACAACCAGGCTAAAGGATTTCATCCTTTCAGGATATAGTAGAAAATTCTATATTAATTTCTATAGACCAGTAAAGTAGCATATGTTTATTTTCTGTCCTTATTATTTACATTATAAAATTTGTACAATTTGTTCCTGAAGTTTACTTTGTCCAAACCACTGTAAATTAGCTTGTCTCATAACACTAATTCCTCAATGGACCGTTTTAACTTTTCGTATTCCTTATCACCCGGCTTCAAATCTTTCCTTGGGTTGTATTTTGCAGGCTTTAGTTTGTCTATGGCAACCTTTTGAATCTCCAACGTTTCCACCCTCCCGTCGTAATGCTTTAAAAATGCCTGAAAACAAGCACTTTTTTGCGGTTTTTTAAACAAGCCCGTTTTCCTGTATTCTGCTTCCTGTGCGGATTCCGGCATTTTGCGCCCGTTTTAATCCCCACCCTTGAATTTTGCGGTTTTTCACGCGTGACCAGCCACCCGCTCTCGGTGCGTAGCCTGTGAGGATTTCACCCCCCCTTGCCGCCTATACCATGCCTCTATCCTTCAAGCCCTTGACATCATCGTGATACCTGCACAAGCTCTACAGGTTGTTTATATCCAAGGCAGCGCCGCCTTCCTTGATAGGTACAATATGGTCTACAACCGTTGCCGGTGTTACCTTGCCTTC contains:
- a CDS encoding ferritin family protein; its protein translation is MDKIKHILKFAMRMEKNTGDFYDFYMDKAVSEEIRKLFEELVEIEKQHFNVLKEKYDELGSSEPLIEISWVVDENFKEKDPHILADNSDLLPELNADVLDISVIRMAYLIETDFAHFYSKAAAAVETPEIKKLLSELAGWEKQHSDMFYQKYLALLDKNWRDIRAILE
- a CDS encoding divalent metal cation transporter: MKHIQVGELGQAQHLLEPILGKNAAIVFGIALLFSGISSTTTAGMAGGSIIAGMFKVMRQYKNSLADKTVLWMIGIIVSVLNIMLLASYIYVLIYENRSLNISIKQEIPT